A genomic segment from Aegilops tauschii subsp. strangulata cultivar AL8/78 chromosome 1, Aet v6.0, whole genome shotgun sequence encodes:
- the LOC109741654 gene encoding uncharacterized protein isoform X2 produces the protein MEKKLPLALALAQKHGAGEPAWARPWRWAKTAFFLVAMLASLLLVCAPPLLVVLLDLALPPMLLSAHLHAGADLPHRSFLPAVLDQARAFEFRSSLVDLPAVSAARALLILCAYTVCGGGGGAYLWVVAASAAASVSYVLAKAAAVLPRGATPQGKGAAGPEPMLLLSLSLAAAHIAVAYRTSCRERRRLLVYRIDVEAVSTLAPSSLLLRKLHRHPLLKNPRLRDER, from the exons ATGGAGAAGAAGCTGCCGCTGGCGCTGGCGCTGGCGCAGAAgcacggcgccggggagcccgcGTGGGCGCGGCCGTGGCGGTGGGCCAAGACGGCCTTCTTCCTCGTCGCCATGCTCGCCTCGCTGCTGCTCGTCTGCGCGCCGCCCCTGCTCGTCGTGCTTCTCGACCTCGCCCTCCCGCCCATGCTCCTCTCCGCGCACCTCCACGCCGGCGCCGACCTCCCGCACCGGTCCTTCCTCCCGGCCGTGCTCGACCAGGCGCGCGCGTTCGAGTTCCGGTCCTCCCTCGTCGACCTGCCCGCCGTCTCCGCCGCGCGCGCCCTGCTCATCCTCT GCGCGTACACGGTGtgcgggggaggaggaggcgcgtaCCTGTGGGTGGTGGCGGCGAGCGCCGCGGCGTCCGTGTCGTACGTGCTGGCCAAGGCCGCCGCCGTGCTGCCGCGCGGGGCCACGCCACAGGGGAAGGGCGCGGCCGGGCCGGAGCCCATGCTCCTGCTCTCCCTGTCGCTCGCGGCCGCGCATATCGCCGTCGCGTACCGGACCAGCTGCCGCGAGCGCCGCCGCTTGCTCGTCTACCGGATCGACGTGGAGGCCGTGAGTACCCTCGCCCCCTCGTCTTTGCTTCTCCGTAAATTGCACCGTCATCCATTGCTGAAAAATCCACGTTTGCGTGACGAAAGATAA
- the LOC109741654 gene encoding uncharacterized protein isoform X1: protein MEKKLPLALALAQKHGAGEPAWARPWRWAKTAFFLVAMLASLLLVCAPPLLVVLLDLALPPMLLSAHLHAGADLPHRSFLPAVLDQARAFEFRSSLVDLPAVSAARALLILCAYTVCGGGGGAYLWVVAASAAASVSYVLAKAAAVLPRGATPQGKGAAGPEPMLLLSLSLAAAHIAVAYRTSCRERRRLLVYRIDVEAVRLKGGHQTPKGLKQCSV from the exons ATGGAGAAGAAGCTGCCGCTGGCGCTGGCGCTGGCGCAGAAgcacggcgccggggagcccgcGTGGGCGCGGCCGTGGCGGTGGGCCAAGACGGCCTTCTTCCTCGTCGCCATGCTCGCCTCGCTGCTGCTCGTCTGCGCGCCGCCCCTGCTCGTCGTGCTTCTCGACCTCGCCCTCCCGCCCATGCTCCTCTCCGCGCACCTCCACGCCGGCGCCGACCTCCCGCACCGGTCCTTCCTCCCGGCCGTGCTCGACCAGGCGCGCGCGTTCGAGTTCCGGTCCTCCCTCGTCGACCTGCCCGCCGTCTCCGCCGCGCGCGCCCTGCTCATCCTCT GCGCGTACACGGTGtgcgggggaggaggaggcgcgtaCCTGTGGGTGGTGGCGGCGAGCGCCGCGGCGTCCGTGTCGTACGTGCTGGCCAAGGCCGCCGCCGTGCTGCCGCGCGGGGCCACGCCACAGGGGAAGGGCGCGGCCGGGCCGGAGCCCATGCTCCTGCTCTCCCTGTCGCTCGCGGCCGCGCATATCGCCGTCGCGTACCGGACCAGCTGCCGCGAGCGCCGCCGCTTGCTCGTCTACCGGATCGACGTGGAGGCC GTACGGCTGAAAGGGGGCCACCAAACACCCAAGGGGCTGAAGCAGTGTAGCGTCTGA